Proteins co-encoded in one Brassica oleracea var. oleracea cultivar TO1000 chromosome C4, BOL, whole genome shotgun sequence genomic window:
- the LOC106342259 gene encoding zinc finger AN1 and C2H2 domain-containing stress-associated protein 11, whose translation MGTPEFPDLGKHCSVDICKQIDFLPFTCDRCLQVFCLDHRSYMKHTCPKGDREDVTVIICPLCTKGVRLNPNEDPNITWEKHVNTDCDPSNYEKATNKKKCPVPRCKEQLTFSNTIKCRDCNVDHCLKHRFRPDHTCPGPRKPEPPRFLGFMSGGSSSSSKKEAKTITRPNKPSSSRWSNLLSSAEAGITKLGNDISHKLQFSSSSSSSNDGMVEVCPQCGAKFSSVAVLVEHVEKTHERNKKQQNHGKSHKY comes from the exons ATGGGGACTCCTGAATTTCCAGATCTGGGGAAACACTGCTCCGTCGATATCTGCAAGCAAATCGATTTCTTGCCTTTCACCTGCGACCGTTGTCTCCAG GTCTTTTGTTTGGATCACCGGAGCTACATGAAACACACTTGCCCCAAAGGCGACAGAGAAGATGTCACAGTAATTATCTGCCCTCTCTGTACCAAAGGAGTACGGTTAAACCCAAACGAAGACCCAAACATCACATGGGAGAAACACGTCAACACAGACTGCGACCCATCAAACTACGAAAAAGCCACAAACAAGAAGAAATGCCCTGTTCCAAGATGCAAGGAGCAGCTAACATTCTCCAACACCATCAAGTGCCGAGATTGCAACGTCGACCACTGCTTGAAACACCGTTTCCGACCTGATCACACTTGTCCCGGACCTAGAAAACCCGAACCACCACGCTTCCTGGGTTTCATGAGTGGTGGGAGTAGTAGTAGTAGCAAGAAAGAAGCTAAAACAATAACAAGACCTAACAAACCTTCTTCTTCGAGATGGTCTAATCTTCTATCTTCAGCAGAAGCTGGGATCACCAAGCTTGGTAACGACATTAGCCATAAGCTTCAGTTTTCGAGCAGCAGCAGTAGTAGCAATGATGGTATGGTGGAGGTGTGTCCACAGTGTGGTGCGAAGTTCTCTTCGGTTGCCGTTCTCGTGGAACATGTAGAGAAAACACATGAGAGGAACAAGAAGCAGCAGAATCATGGCAAAAGTCACAAGTACTGA
- the LOC106342258 gene encoding 40S ribosomal protein S2-2-like: protein MAERGGERGAERGGDRGGFGRGFGGGRGDRGGRGGPRGRGARRGGRPTEEEKWTPVTKLGRLVQAGKIQKLEQIYLHSLPVKEYQIIDLLVGPTLKDEVMKIMPVQKQTRAGQRTRFKAFVVVGDTNGHVGLGVKCSKEVATAIRGGIILAKLSVIPVRRGYWGNKIGKPHTVPCKVTGKCGSVTVRMVPAPRGAGIVAARVPKKVLQFAGIDDVFTSSRGSTKTLGNFVKATFDCLQKTYGFLTPEFWKETSFKKSPYQEYTDLLAEKGTATKAITEVEDQAAS, encoded by the exons ATGGCTGAACGGGGTGGAGAACGAGGCGCCGAGCGAGGAGGAGACCGCGGCGGTTTCGGACGGGGATTCGGAGGAGGCCGCGGCGACCGAGGCGGCCGCGGAGGTCCGAGAGGCCGAGGCGCCAGACGCGGAGGACGTCCCACAGAGGAGGAGAAGTGGACCCCAGTGACCAAGCTCGGCCGTCTCGTCCAAGCCGGAAAGATCCAGAAGCTCGAGCAGATCTACCTCCACTCCCTCCCCGTCAAGGAGTACCAGATCATCGACCTCCTCGTCGGTCCAACTTTAAAAGACGAGGTGATGAAGATCATGCCGGTTCAGAAACAGACCAGGGCCGGTCAGAGGACGAGGTTCAAGGCCTTTGTCGTTGTCGGAGACACGAACGGGCACGTGGGGTTGGGTGTGAAGTGCTCCAAGGAGGTGGCGACGGCGATCAGGGGTGGGATTATATTGGCGAAGCTGTCTGTGATTCCCGTGAGGAGAGGGTATTGGGGGAACAAGATTGGGAAGCCGCATACGGTTCCTTGTAAGGTTACTGGGAAGTGTGGTTCTGTTACGGTGAGGATGGTGCCTGCTCCGAGGGGGGCTGGGATTGTGGCGGCTAGGGTTCCTAAGAAGGTGCTTCAGTTCGCTGGGATTGATGATGTGTTTACTTCCTCGAGGGGGTCTACCAAAACTCTTGGAAACTTCGTAAAG GCTACATTTGATTGCCTCCAGAAGACTTATGGATTCCTGACACCAGAGTTCTGGAAAGAGACGAGCTTTAAAAAGTCACCGTACCAGGAGTACACTGATCTGCTGGCCGAGAAGGGAACTGCAACCAAAGCCATCACCGAGGTTGAAGACCAAGCCGCCTCCTAA